A single window of Vanessa atalanta chromosome 27, ilVanAtal1.2, whole genome shotgun sequence DNA harbors:
- the LOC125074213 gene encoding luciferin 4-monooxygenase-like, giving the protein MKKMLKNPLYVYGDEVVGVPSHLNFGQYMVTTMWNHGDKIAMINGITDERLTYRDIVKDAMNIAVSLARIGVKRGDIVAICSENRQEYWSTFIGTTCTGATFTATNSAYTKDELLHVLNISKPKMIFCSQHAYKIHEKTLRTLSYMEKIIIFGTDRPPNTILYNDLVKNNTNITLENFRAADVVGQTDTAVILYSSGTTGLPKGVMLNHLNILTTCNISSTMNPSESSLTITPWYHTMGLMGNLRIFANGCYFVYLPKFESDLYLKTIERYQVVQIVVAPPVLVALCKFQSNYDVSSVKLVYSGAAPLRGDTIKAVRDRFPNVTSVLQGYGMTEATLGVTRDSYDTAHLSKTGSVGRVVSSCIIKVVDIETKAPLGVNQPGEIYIKGPLVMKGYIGKDRSEDFDDEDFFKTGDIGYYDEDRCFFIVDRLKELIKYKGYQVPPAEIEAVLLQHPSIRDVGVVGIPHADAGEVPRAYVVVQPEANVTEDEIKNLVKEKLSNPKHLRGGVQFVKEIPKNPSGKILRRKLREMSQNKNEAKSKL; this is encoded by the exons atgaaaaaaatgttgaaaaaccCTCTCTACGTGTACGGTGATGAAGTGGTCGGTGTACCGTCACATTTAAACTTCGGTCAGTACATGGTGACCACTATGTGGAATCATGGAGATAAAATTGCAATG ATTAACGGAATCACTGACGAAAGACTGACATATCGAGATATAGTAAAGGACGCCATGAATATAGCTGTCTCCCTTGCTCGTATAGGAGTGAAGCGAGGAGATATTGTCGCAATATGTTCAGAAAATAGACAGGAGTATTGGAGCACTTTTATTGGCACAACCTGTACTGGAGCTACATTCACTGCTACCAATTCGGCATATACTAAAG ATGAACTCTTACACGttctaaatatatcaaaaccaaaaatgatattttgttcCCAACACGCTTACAAAATACACGAAAAGACCTTACGAACTCTGTCGTACATGgagaagattattatttttggtacgGACAGACCACCAAACACAATTTTGTACAacgatttagtaaaaaataatacgaatatcACGTTGGAGAACTTCAGAGCAGCTGATGTAGTAGGACAGACGGACACAGCCGTTATATTATACTCGTCTGGGACAACGGGACTGCCGAAGGGTGTCATGTTGaatcacttaaatattttgacaacaTGCAATAT ATCGAGCACCATGAACCCAAGTGAGTCGTCTTTGACTATTACCCCGTGGTACCACACTATGGGTCTAATGGGAAACCTAAGGATATTTGCTAACGGTTGCTATTTCGTATATTTACCTAAATTTGAAAGTGATCTCTACTTGAAGACAATTGAAAGATATCAA GTCGTCCAGATTGTCGTAGCGCCTCCAGTATTAGTTGCACTTTGTAAGTTTCAATCGAACTATGATGTCAGTTCGGTAAAGTTAGTTTACTCCGGAGCTGCACCGTTGAGAGGTGACACCATAAAAGCAGTTAGAGACAG ATTTCCAAATGTAACAAGCGTCCTCCAAGGCTATGGGATGACGGAAGCCACTCTTGGAGTCACGAGGGACTCTTATGATACAGCTCACTTGTCTAAAACAGGCAGCGTTGGACGTGTGGTCTCCAGCTGTATTATTAAG GTTGTAGATATAGAGACGAAAGCACCATTAGGTGTCAATCAACCAGGAGAGATCTACATAAAGGGCCCTTTGGTTATGAAGGGTTACATTGGAAAAGATAGAAGCGAAGATTTCGATGATGAAGATTTCTTTAAAACTGGTGATATTGGGTACTACGATGAAGACAGATGCTTTTTCATAGTGGATAGATTAAAggaactaattaaatataagggtTATCAG GTACCACCGGCTGAAATAGAAGCGGTTTTACTTCAACATCCAAGTATACGCGACGTTGGAGTTGTTGGGATTCCCCATGCTGACGCGGGGGAAGTACCGCGTGCTTATGTCGTTGTACAACCAGAGGCTAATGTAACTGAAGATGAAATTAAGAATCTTGTAAAGGAAAAG CTGTCAAATCCGAAGCATCTCCGCGGTGGAGTTCAGTTCGTAAAAGAAATACCTAAGAATCCCAGTGGGAAAATTTTGAGAAGGAAGCTAAGGGAGATGTCACAGAATAAAAACGAGGCAAAAAGCAAGTTATAA